A stretch of Gammaproteobacteria bacterium DNA encodes these proteins:
- a CDS encoding HisA/HisF-related TIM barrel protein gives PLFPSAQPLDVIARLLDGAAPGPPDTVYVADLDAIAGDGTGTGDNTGTGQYGDIAAAGKNRAAIADIRRRFPALRVWLDTGVRRRRDIAGPQPGVLPVVGTETLADDLSLFNDTDYILSLDFDAKRPPDGGLLQRPGAWPHTVIALTLGRVGAQCGPDIARLKPLRARHRGRLIAGGGVRDERDLRALQACGVDGALAATAIYHGRLRRAG, from the coding sequence CCGCTGTTTCCGAGCGCGCAGCCGCTGGATGTCATCGCGCGCCTGCTCGATGGCGCGGCGCCCGGCCCGCCCGACACGGTGTATGTGGCCGACCTCGACGCCATCGCCGGCGACGGCACCGGCACCGGCGACAACACCGGCACCGGCCAATACGGCGACATCGCCGCCGCCGGCAAAAACCGCGCGGCCATCGCCGACATTCGCCGCCGTTTTCCGGCGCTGCGCGTGTGGCTCGACACCGGCGTCCGCCGCCGCCGCGACATCGCCGGGCCGCAGCCGGGCGTGCTGCCCGTCGTCGGCACCGAGACGCTCGCGGACGACCTTTCGCTGTTCAATGACACGGATTATATTCTGTCTCTCGACTTCGACGCGAAACGCCCGCCCGACGGCGGCCTGCTGCAACGCCCCGGCGCGTGGCCGCACACGGTCATCGCGCTGACGCTGGGCCGGGTCGGCGCGCAGTGCGGCCCCGACATCGCCCGGCTGAAACCGCTGCGCGCGCGCCACCGCGGACGGCTGATTGCCGGCGGCGGCGTGCGCGACGAACGCGACCTGCGCGCACTGCAAGCCTGCGGCGTGGACGGCGCGCTGGCCGCGACCGCGATTTACCACGGACGCCTGCGCCGCGCCGGGTGA
- a CDS encoding Nif11 family protein, which yields MNRNVEIKKFLTKAKKDAELCAILGDADDIDDIAEIAHRYGRDFTSEDFSGARAESIEAMAIVEAMGTMDDEMMSSFAGGVWNPPSENPLTRIGTAAWKEYWSRLASEG from the coding sequence GTGAACAGAAATGTGGAAATAAAGAAATTCCTCACGAAGGCGAAGAAAGACGCCGAACTGTGCGCGATACTCGGCGACGCCGATGACATTGACGACATCGCGGAAATCGCACACCGCTACGGGCGCGACTTCACCAGCGAAGACTTCTCCGGCGCCCGCGCCGAGAGCATTGAGGCGATGGCGATCGTCGAGGCCATGGGCACAATGGACGACGAGATGATGAGCAGTTTCGCGGGCGGCGTCTGGAACCCGCCGAGCGAAAACCCGCTGACCCGCATCGGCACCGCCGCGTGGAAGGAATACTGGTCGCGCCTCGCGTCGGAAGGCTGA